The Caldisericaceae bacterium genome includes a region encoding these proteins:
- a CDS encoding transaldolase — protein sequence MRIFIDSADLEEIKTGISWGIIDGVTTNPSLIKKAIEKYGKGNFSMEDYIKELLRVAGRLRPVSLEVVSVDTKNMVIEGEVLYTKFNYVANNVVIKIPINPNIGAGNNFDGLLAAKELKNRGIPVNITLVMTAEQAMLAGKIGADYVSPFIGRIDDFLRTNANLPFKKSDYYPEEGIYLGDKLLEDNGAVSGVHMLSMIKEIFENYHFNTKIIAASVRNARQVREVALLGCDIATVPFSVLVDLVNHPKTEEGMKNFIKDVEEEYKKIFEKGV from the coding sequence ATGAGAATTTTTATTGATAGCGCCGATCTTGAAGAAATTAAAACTGGTATCTCTTGGGGTATTATAGATGGTGTAACAACAAATCCTTCCCTTATTAAGAAGGCAATTGAAAAGTATGGAAAAGGTAACTTTTCTATGGAAGATTACATTAAAGAGCTCTTACGTGTTGCAGGAAGGTTGAGGCCTGTTAGTCTTGAAGTTGTTAGTGTAGATACAAAGAATATGGTCATAGAAGGTGAAGTGCTTTATACCAAATTTAACTATGTTGCAAATAACGTCGTAATAAAAATTCCTATTAATCCAAACATTGGTGCAGGAAATAACTTTGATGGTTTATTAGCCGCAAAAGAGCTTAAAAATAGAGGCATTCCAGTTAATATTACACTTGTAATGACTGCAGAGCAAGCAATGTTAGCAGGAAAAATAGGAGCAGATTATGTAAGCCCTTTTATAGGAAGAATAGACGACTTTTTAAGAACAAACGCAAATTTACCTTTTAAAAAAAGCGATTATTACCCAGAAGAAGGTATTTACTTAGGAGATAAGTTGTTGGAAGATAACGGTGCTGTAAGCGGAGTGCATATGCTTTCCATGATTAAAGAAATCTTTGAAAATTATCACTTCAATACTAAAATAATAGCAGCATCCGTAAGAAACGCAAGGCAAGTAAGAGAAGTTGCGCTACTGGGGTGTGATATTGCAACTGTGCCTTTTTCTGTTTTGGTAGATCTTGTTAATCATCCAAAGACAGAGGAAGGAATGAAGAATTTTATAAAGGATGTAGAGGAGGAGTACAAGAAAATTTTTGAGAAAGGAGTGTAA
- a CDS encoding thiamine diphosphokinase has protein sequence MKSCLLVANGTRNPPQFLRELSKKVNFVIGIDAGAEYLLESGVKVNLAIGDFDSIKNKNLLKNIDYLEYPKEKDYSDTEIAINHAVEKGFNELIFTNMLGGRTDHILFNLSLLYKVFGLGKTAKILENKEEIYIFDKHIEIETEINDIISVFPMLPPLKFTESKGLYYKLKDKTVTLGETLTLSNFANENRVSISLSSGVAILIVRKVKPKF, from the coding sequence ATGAAAAGTTGCTTACTGGTAGCAAATGGCACCAGAAATCCACCTCAGTTTTTAAGAGAACTATCTAAGAAAGTTAATTTTGTAATTGGTATAGACGCTGGCGCAGAGTATCTCCTTGAATCTGGGGTAAAAGTAAATCTTGCAATAGGTGATTTTGATTCAATAAAGAATAAAAACTTACTTAAAAACATCGATTATCTTGAATACCCAAAAGAAAAAGATTACTCAGATACTGAAATTGCAATAAATCATGCAGTAGAAAAAGGATTTAATGAACTTATCTTTACAAACATGCTTGGTGGAAGAACAGACCACATTCTTTTTAATCTTTCACTCCTCTACAAAGTTTTTGGACTTGGCAAAACAGCGAAAATCCTTGAAAACAAGGAAGAAATATACATTTTTGATAAACACATAGAAATTGAAACAGAGATAAACGATATTATATCTGTCTTTCCAATGTTGCCTCCTTTGAAATTCACAGAATCAAAAGGTTTATATTACAAATTAAAAGACAAGACGGTTACTTTAGGAGAAACTCTCACACTGAGTAATTTTGCAAATGAAAACAGGGTAAGCATCTCTCTAAGTTCTGGGGTTGCAATTTTAATTGTTAGAAAAGTAAAGCCTAAATTTTAA
- a CDS encoding amidohydrolase — MILIKNVSAILDKETYRDSVNIVIKDSNIAFVGDNPPYSEYSHIIDGSSYIALPGFVNTHSHLAMTLMRGLGEDLPLKDWLDKVIFPLESKLTYDVVYFASLLAAIESIKTGTTTTADFYFYPNATLKALSEIGMRANIGIAYASKPFMDNTIIKNVETKFKELVDKDSKILISLAPHAPYTVSQELFKLTLNLSKKLNIKIQVHLHETEQEVLDYLKTYTKTPIEFLASIGFLDENVIAAHCVWVSEKDIKLLKRRNVWVSLNPESNLKLGSFIPPINKFVEDGLRLTVGTDGVASNNNLSVLESIRLTSMLAKGISRNPKLLTANEAFEILTYNGAQALGFENVGKIKKGFKADIILVDKNTVNFIPNHSPISNVIYSMYPTDVDTVIIGGEIVMQNKKILTIEEEIVKEEFKKIFKSFFD; from the coding sequence ATGATTCTTATAAAAAATGTTTCTGCAATTCTTGATAAAGAGACCTACAGAGATTCTGTTAATATAGTAATAAAAGATTCAAATATTGCTTTTGTAGGTGATAACCCTCCTTATAGTGAGTATTCTCATATTATTGATGGTAGTTCTTACATTGCCTTACCTGGCTTTGTCAATACACACTCCCATCTTGCAATGACTCTCATGAGGGGTTTGGGAGAAGATTTACCGCTTAAAGATTGGTTAGATAAAGTTATTTTCCCCCTTGAAAGTAAATTGACTTACGATGTTGTTTATTTTGCTTCTCTTCTTGCAGCAATTGAGTCTATAAAAACTGGTACAACTACAACGGCCGACTTCTACTTTTACCCCAACGCTACTCTTAAGGCACTTTCCGAAATTGGTATGAGAGCTAATATTGGTATAGCGTATGCCTCAAAACCTTTTATGGATAATACAATCATTAAGAACGTAGAGACAAAGTTTAAAGAACTTGTAGATAAAGATAGCAAAATTCTTATAAGCCTTGCTCCACATGCACCTTACACAGTTTCACAAGAACTATTTAAGTTGACCTTAAATCTTTCTAAGAAACTTAATATAAAAATCCAAGTCCATCTACACGAAACAGAGCAAGAAGTTTTAGATTATTTGAAAACTTATACTAAAACTCCTATTGAGTTTCTTGCCTCTATTGGGTTTTTAGATGAAAACGTTATTGCTGCTCACTGTGTTTGGGTAAGTGAAAAAGATATCAAACTTCTTAAAAGAAGAAATGTATGGGTCTCTCTTAATCCCGAAAGTAATTTGAAGTTAGGGTCTTTCATCCCTCCTATTAACAAATTCGTTGAAGATGGTCTAAGACTTACTGTTGGAACTGATGGTGTTGCTTCTAACAATAATCTTTCAGTTTTAGAATCGATAAGACTAACTAGCATGCTTGCAAAAGGCATCTCAAGAAACCCAAAGCTTTTAACCGCAAATGAAGCCTTTGAGATCCTCACATACAATGGAGCGCAAGCATTGGGTTTTGAAAACGTTGGCAAGATAAAGAAAGGTTTTAAGGCAGATATTATTCTTGTTGATAAAAATACCGTAAATTTTATACCAAACCATTCACCAATCTCAAATGTAATCTATTCAATGTACCCAACTGATGTTGATACAGTAATAATAGGTGGAGAGATTGTTATGCAAAATAAGAAAATACTTACCATTGAAGAAGAGATTGTAAAAGAAGAGTTTAAAAAAATTTTTAAGAGTTTCTTTGATTAA
- a CDS encoding fused MFS/spermidine synthase: protein MEKSYLYFHDRFGGDEEHLHGISKVIYEVRTPYQYIQVVESPTFGKLLIIDGDVQSSLADEYIYHESLVHPAMLCLENPKVVVILGGGEGSTLREVLKHKSVSKAIMVDIDKDATDIAKEYMKEWHQGSFDDKRATLLNTDAREFVETSLSNSSVDVFISDLTEPYEQGPSYKLYSVEFYKTIFNRLKEDGVFVLQASLLRITDYKMHTIIRNTLKKVFPIVRSYFAYVPSFDTTWGFVIASKKHDPKNLTKEDVDYRLKERISSTLKFYDGETHLALFNLPKDIRAIIEKDTDVITDEHYLPLKRKESL, encoded by the coding sequence ATGGAGAAGAGTTATCTTTACTTCCATGACCGTTTTGGAGGTGATGAAGAGCACCTTCATGGGATTTCAAAAGTTATCTATGAGGTGAGGACTCCCTACCAGTATATTCAAGTGGTAGAGAGTCCTACCTTTGGTAAATTACTCATTATCGATGGAGATGTTCAATCATCTCTTGCTGATGAATACATCTATCACGAATCTCTTGTGCATCCTGCAATGCTATGTTTAGAAAATCCAAAAGTAGTTGTGATTTTAGGTGGAGGAGAAGGCTCTACCCTAAGAGAAGTGTTAAAACACAAAAGTGTTTCAAAAGCGATTATGGTTGATATTGATAAGGACGCAACTGATATTGCAAAAGAATACATGAAGGAGTGGCACCAAGGAAGCTTTGATGACAAAAGAGCTACTCTTCTAAATACTGATGCAAGAGAATTCGTTGAAACAAGCCTTTCAAATAGTTCTGTTGATGTGTTCATTAGTGATCTAACAGAGCCGTACGAGCAAGGGCCTTCTTATAAACTATATTCGGTTGAGTTTTATAAAACGATTTTTAATCGATTAAAAGAAGACGGAGTTTTTGTTTTGCAAGCCTCGCTTTTGAGAATTACAGACTACAAAATGCATACAATCATTAGGAACACCTTAAAAAAAGTCTTCCCTATTGTGAGAAGTTATTTTGCATACGTGCCTTCATTTGATACTACTTGGGGGTTTGTTATTGCATCAAAAAAACATGATCCTAAAAACCTTACAAAAGAGGATGTTGATTACAGACTAAAAGAGCGTATTTCTTCAACTTTAAAGTTTTATGACGGAGAGACTCATTTAGCTCTTTTTAACTTACCTAAAGATATAAGAGCAATAATCGAAAAAGATACTGATGTAATAACCGACGAACATTACCTTCCTCTTAAAAGAAAAGAAAGTCTATGA
- the speD gene encoding adenosylmethionine decarboxylase, with product MDEMRTEGKHIIMDASGCAPELLNDLDYLRSLLVDAARRANATVLNVAFHHFTPQGVSGVVVISESHLSIHTWPEFGYAALDFYTCGDIDPKVACEYVAKELKATYVKTTEIARGEVSEEGKYSHKTLSVKEKVYGEELSLLP from the coding sequence GTGGATGAAATGCGCACAGAAGGTAAACACATTATTATGGATGCATCTGGATGTGCTCCAGAACTTCTTAATGATTTGGATTACCTTAGATCTCTTCTTGTTGATGCAGCAAGAAGGGCTAATGCAACAGTATTGAATGTTGCGTTTCACCACTTTACTCCTCAGGGAGTTAGTGGAGTGGTGGTAATTTCCGAATCACATCTTTCGATTCACACGTGGCCAGAGTTTGGTTATGCTGCGCTTGATTTTTATACCTGTGGCGATATTGATCCTAAAGTTGCTTGTGAGTATGTTGCAAAAGAACTCAAGGCAACTTATGTCAAAACAACCGAAATTGCCCGTGGAGAAGTTAGCGAGGAAGGGAAATACAGCCATAAAACATTGTCTGTGAAAGAAAAAGTTTATGGAGAAGAGTTATCTTTACTTCCATGA
- a CDS encoding methionine gamma-lyase family protein — protein sequence MKKIDESLIKKGEAIEKVVEPQFKSVDSIREKNFLKVLIAFQTALLHDSDFGFTSGYGYNDIGREKVEAIFANIFKAEAAIVRPQIVSGTHAISITLFGLLKPNDTLVYASGRPYETGEGIIGIRDIKGSLKDLGIKYAQFDFREGFNEHLIEQARVVAFQRSKGYTFKDSITIPQLKEAIVKIREINPKAIIFVDNCYGEFVEEHEPTEVGADVVVGSLIKNAGGAIAFTGGYVVGREEQINSIASRLTAPGVGKEIGPMLGLTRNILQGIFFAPLVVSNALKGAIFASKLFEDEGFEVKPRYTDKRGDIVQAIKFGNKELLIAFAQAIQNFSPVDSDALIEPSPLAGYSNKILMASGSFIQGSSIELSFDAPLKPPYVGYLQGGVYYEHVKYASLYGLNYIRKFKSK from the coding sequence ATGAAAAAGATTGATGAGAGTTTAATTAAAAAGGGAGAAGCAATCGAAAAAGTAGTTGAGCCGCAATTTAAAAGTGTCGATAGTATTAGAGAGAAAAATTTTTTAAAGGTGCTCATTGCCTTTCAAACTGCTTTATTGCATGATTCTGATTTTGGTTTTACTTCTGGCTATGGTTATAACGACATTGGAAGAGAAAAGGTAGAAGCAATTTTTGCTAATATTTTTAAGGCAGAGGCTGCAATAGTGAGGCCACAAATAGTTTCAGGCACGCATGCAATTTCTATTACTCTTTTTGGTTTATTAAAGCCTAATGATACTTTAGTATACGCAAGCGGAAGGCCTTATGAAACAGGAGAAGGTATTATTGGTATAAGAGATATCAAAGGCTCATTAAAAGATCTTGGCATAAAATATGCGCAGTTTGATTTTAGAGAAGGTTTCAATGAACACCTCATAGAACAAGCAAGAGTTGTTGCATTCCAGAGATCAAAAGGTTACACGTTTAAAGATTCTATTACCATTCCTCAATTAAAAGAGGCAATTGTAAAAATAAGGGAAATAAATCCAAAAGCTATTATTTTTGTTGATAATTGTTATGGTGAATTTGTAGAAGAACATGAACCTACTGAAGTTGGTGCAGATGTTGTTGTTGGCTCATTGATTAAAAATGCAGGTGGAGCCATCGCTTTTACTGGTGGTTATGTAGTAGGTAGGGAAGAGCAAATAAATAGTATTGCTTCACGTCTTACTGCACCTGGTGTTGGAAAGGAAATTGGTCCTATGCTTGGTCTTACAAGAAATATCCTTCAAGGTATATTTTTTGCTCCACTTGTAGTTTCAAATGCTTTAAAAGGTGCAATTTTTGCTTCTAAATTGTTTGAAGACGAAGGATTTGAAGTTAAACCTCGCTATACCGATAAGAGAGGCGATATTGTTCAGGCGATTAAATTTGGGAATAAAGAACTATTGATAGCTTTTGCTCAGGCAATTCAAAACTTTTCACCTGTGGATTCAGATGCATTAATTGAACCCTCTCCTCTTGCAGGTTATAGTAATAAAATCCTAATGGCATCGGGTTCATTTATACAAGGCTCTTCAATTGAACTTTCCTTTGATGCCCCCTTAAAACCACCTTATGTAGGCTATCTTCAGGGTGGTGTGTATTATGAACATGTTAAATACGCTTCTCTTTATGGTTTGAATTACATTAGAAAATTTAAAAGTAAGTAA
- the miaA gene encoding tRNA (adenosine(37)-N6)-dimethylallyltransferase MiaA, producing MKKKVVVLLGPTSTGKSDMALKLVNDFPFEIVSADSMQFYKGMDIGTAKIDASIRKNYFHYFIDIIDVTQEYSIANYKRDFMELQETIYKKGKIPLIVGGSGLYIRVITENFPVERSASKSEDLRENLNNLSLDELRKIAFDCDPIQTEKIGFRDKKRLIRLIEYCKLANLRISLVKNEPPLFEFLKIGLIKDRAKLYEDINSRVDRMIEVGLVNEVIRLREHYKNWSITARQAIGYKEILDYLDQKITLEEAIELIKRHTRNLAKRQITWFKKERDVNWFDVYNFEEAFNKIKILVESFLHEKD from the coding sequence GTGAAGAAAAAAGTAGTTGTGCTTTTAGGACCAACGTCAACAGGAAAAAGTGATATGGCTCTTAAACTCGTAAACGACTTTCCATTTGAGATTGTCTCTGCAGATTCTATGCAATTTTATAAAGGTATGGATATTGGCACTGCAAAAATAGATGCATCCATTAGAAAAAATTATTTCCACTATTTTATCGATATTATTGATGTAACCCAAGAATACAGTATTGCAAACTACAAAAGGGATTTTATGGAATTACAGGAGACTATTTACAAAAAAGGAAAAATTCCTCTAATTGTTGGGGGGTCAGGTCTTTACATAAGAGTCATTACTGAGAATTTTCCAGTTGAAAGATCTGCATCCAAAAGTGAGGATTTAAGAGAAAATTTAAACAATCTTTCACTTGATGAATTAAGAAAAATTGCTTTTGATTGTGACCCTATCCAAACTGAAAAAATTGGCTTTAGAGATAAAAAAAGACTTATTCGGCTTATAGAATATTGCAAACTTGCCAACTTAAGAATTTCTCTCGTTAAAAATGAGCCACCACTGTTTGAGTTTCTAAAAATCGGTCTAATAAAAGATAGGGCTAAATTGTATGAAGATATAAACTCAAGAGTTGACAGAATGATAGAAGTAGGACTTGTAAATGAAGTGATAAGATTAAGGGAGCATTATAAAAACTGGTCAATAACTGCAAGGCAAGCTATAGGATATAAGGAGATTTTAGATTATTTAGACCAAAAAATTACTTTAGAGGAAGCAATTGAACTTATTAAGAGGCATACAAGAAACCTCGCAAAAAGGCAGATAACTTGGTTTAAAAAAGAGAGAGATGTTAATTGGTTTGATGTGTATAATTTTGAAGAGGCATTTAACAAAATAAAAATTTTAGTGGAGAGTTTTTTGCATGAAAAAGATTGA
- the cdaA gene encoding diadenylate cyclase CdaA, producing the protein MKIFLDIINSIGTKTIVLSVIDILIVSLIFYFVLKAIYNTRTLQLAEGIALYFIGIFIISYLSDKLGLTTLHFLTSNLINYSFTFLPYLLVVVFQPELRKWFTGLGKGIKLQELETEEDYRSIIEEIVKSVNTMSLNKIGALIVIEREVPLSEYLETGVEVGAKVKAETLTTIFFPSSPLHDGAVIIRKGVIAAARCVLPLSMDKELDKEDIGTRHRAACGITEESDAVGIVVSEETGIISLAVRGKLTRYLSPLELRGMLLVMVRPAFEKKETVKKG; encoded by the coding sequence ATGAAAATATTTTTAGACATAATTAATAGCATTGGGACAAAAACCATCGTTCTAAGTGTAATAGATATCCTCATAGTGAGTTTAATATTTTACTTTGTTTTAAAAGCCATTTACAACACAAGGACTTTACAACTTGCAGAAGGAATTGCACTTTACTTTATAGGTATATTTATCATTTCTTATTTATCAGATAAACTTGGCTTAACAACACTTCACTTCCTTACAAGTAATCTAATAAACTACTCTTTTACCTTCCTTCCATACCTACTTGTGGTGGTTTTTCAACCAGAATTGAGAAAATGGTTTACAGGCCTTGGAAAGGGTATTAAACTACAAGAATTAGAAACAGAAGAAGATTATAGGTCAATTATTGAAGAAATTGTAAAGAGTGTAAATACAATGTCTTTAAATAAAATAGGGGCACTTATCGTTATAGAAAGAGAGGTCCCACTTTCTGAATATCTTGAAACAGGTGTTGAAGTTGGAGCAAAAGTAAAAGCAGAAACTCTTACAACGATATTTTTCCCAAGTTCTCCTCTTCACGATGGAGCAGTAATAATAAGAAAAGGAGTAATCGCTGCAGCAAGATGCGTTCTACCACTCTCAATGGATAAAGAACTTGATAAAGAAGACATCGGGACTCGTCATCGGGCGGCATGTGGTATAACTGAAGAAAGTGATGCAGTTGGGATAGTTGTTTCAGAAGAAACTGGTATAATTTCACTTGCAGTAAGAGGAAAATTAACAAGATATCTATCTCCTCTTGAACTAAGGGGAATGCTTTTGGTAATGGTAAGACCTGCTTTTGAAAAAAAGGAAACGGTGAAGAAGGGATGA
- a CDS encoding MGMT family protein yields MQTLKIDYAGTPIEVDTEHYLIKGVRFVKDANSHYKNEEFEKLVKGEKSIFTIDFNVIKPDIKDILFEVAKIPFGFVSTYGDISLKVFKTKRYSRFVGFALAKNPLPIVIPCHRVVGFDLTLHGFTGGLYLKEKLLTAEGVQLKNGKVEKRFLISF; encoded by the coding sequence ATGCAAACATTAAAAATTGATTATGCAGGTACCCCAATAGAAGTAGATACAGAACATTACCTAATAAAAGGAGTTAGATTTGTTAAAGATGCAAATTCTCATTACAAAAACGAAGAATTTGAAAAACTCGTAAAAGGTGAAAAATCCATTTTTACAATAGATTTTAATGTAATAAAACCAGATATAAAAGACATTCTATTTGAAGTAGCAAAAATTCCTTTCGGCTTTGTTTCAACTTACGGTGATATATCTTTAAAAGTCTTTAAAACGAAGAGATATTCGCGTTTTGTTGGATTTGCCCTTGCAAAAAATCCGCTGCCAATTGTAATACCATGCCATAGAGTTGTTGGTTTTGATTTAACTTTACACGGTTTTACAGGTGGACTTTATCTTAAAGAAAAACTACTTACGGCAGAAGGAGTTCAATTAAAAAATGGAAAAGTTGAAAAACGCTTTCTTATTAGTTTCTAA
- the truB gene encoding tRNA pseudouridine(55) synthase TruB, translating to MEKLKNAFLLVSKPYGITSRKLLNEIGKALSIKKIGHLGTLDPMATGLLFIATGKYTRLLPYVDLDTKEYIIEITFGIETDTWDTQGKIIKKETVNIKEDDLLKILPQFVGEIKQKVPFFSAKKIKGIELYKLARKETFIEIFKRAKILDIEYMCFKNNKLILKVASEKGAYMRALAYEIGEKLNVPATLSAIVRTKIGNLSIEDATTLTKLRNNDFSKGIINPMSVISLPSVILRNKTNYMLGKPESIDNVLVFDDKNSFIGIGKVEENSITPKILIDEDTKTI from the coding sequence ATGGAAAAGTTGAAAAACGCTTTCTTATTAGTTTCTAAACCATACGGGATTACTTCAAGGAAACTTTTAAACGAAATTGGCAAAGCATTGAGCATCAAAAAAATTGGGCATCTTGGAACACTTGACCCAATGGCAACTGGGCTATTGTTTATTGCAACAGGAAAATATACTCGCCTTCTTCCCTATGTTGATTTAGATACAAAAGAATACATCATTGAAATTACTTTTGGTATAGAAACTGATACTTGGGACACACAAGGGAAAATCATTAAGAAGGAAACTGTAAATATCAAAGAAGATGATCTTCTTAAGATACTTCCACAATTTGTGGGTGAAATTAAACAGAAAGTGCCGTTTTTTTCTGCAAAAAAGATCAAAGGCATTGAACTATACAAACTTGCAAGAAAAGAGACGTTTATAGAAATTTTCAAACGAGCAAAGATACTTGATATAGAATATATGTGCTTTAAAAACAATAAACTCATTTTAAAAGTAGCGTCTGAAAAGGGTGCCTACATGAGAGCACTTGCATACGAAATAGGAGAAAAGCTAAATGTCCCTGCTACACTTTCTGCAATTGTAAGGACAAAGATAGGCAATCTCTCAATTGAAGATGCAACCACACTAACGAAACTTAGAAATAATGACTTTTCAAAAGGTATTATTAACCCTATGTCAGTAATCTCGCTTCCATCAGTTATTTTAAGAAACAAAACTAATTATATGTTAGGTAAACCAGAATCAATTGATAATGTGCTCGTGTTTGACGATAAGAATTCTTTTATTGGTATTGGGAAAGTAGAAGAGAATAGTATTACACCTAAGATACTTATTGATGAAGATACTAAAACAATTTGA
- a CDS encoding bifunctional riboflavin kinase/FAD synthetase → MKILKQFDTFKHSTAVTIGMFDGVHIGHRKLIEETFNQSEELKLVPLVYTFSMHPLKEKKRALITTLNEKLFLVEKLGIDVCYVANLDNKFMKLSPLEFVEKELIERLNTKVVVVGENFRFGYKKSGDINTLITLGNQFKIKVITVEPITVDGYIVSSSLIHDIIKEGDIEKANKLLGHTFFVQGVVEKGKGLGKHLGFPTINLKFENHNKLLPPNGIYITLTEIDKEIFRSVTNVGFNPTVEDQKRIHIESHIIDKEGNFYEQFTRVHFIQKIREEIKFDNLKALRLQVAKDIEITKAFFQEHNVDSIKVYF, encoded by the coding sequence ATGAAGATACTAAAACAATTTGACACTTTTAAACATAGCACAGCAGTTACAATTGGAATGTTTGATGGTGTCCATATCGGACACAGGAAACTAATAGAAGAAACCTTTAATCAAAGCGAAGAGTTAAAATTAGTCCCATTGGTTTATACATTTTCAATGCATCCACTAAAAGAGAAAAAAAGAGCACTCATCACAACATTAAACGAAAAATTATTTTTAGTAGAAAAACTCGGGATTGATGTTTGTTATGTTGCTAACCTTGATAACAAATTTATGAAATTATCCCCTTTAGAGTTTGTTGAAAAAGAATTAATTGAAAGGCTCAATACAAAAGTAGTCGTTGTAGGAGAAAATTTCAGATTTGGATATAAGAAAAGTGGAGATATAAACACCCTAATTACACTTGGCAACCAATTCAAAATAAAAGTTATTACTGTTGAGCCTATAACGGTAGATGGTTATATTGTGTCAAGCTCTCTTATACATGATATAATAAAGGAAGGTGACATAGAAAAAGCCAATAAACTTTTGGGACACACATTCTTCGTGCAAGGAGTAGTTGAAAAAGGTAAGGGATTAGGGAAACATCTTGGCTTTCCTACAATAAACCTAAAATTTGAAAATCACAACAAGTTATTACCACCAAACGGAATATACATAACTTTAACAGAGATAGATAAAGAAATATTTAGAAGTGTTACAAACGTTGGCTTTAACCCCACTGTTGAAGATCAAAAACGCATTCACATTGAATCACATATCATTGATAAAGAAGGAAATTTTTACGAACAATTTACAAGGGTACATTTTATACAAAAAATAAGAGAAGAGATAAAATTTGACAATTTAAAAGCTTTGCGTCTTCAGGTTGCAAAAGATATAGAGATAACAAAAGCATTCTTTCAAGAGCACAATGTGGACTCTATAAAAGTATATTTTTAA